From Xiphophorus hellerii strain 12219 chromosome 20, Xiphophorus_hellerii-4.1, whole genome shotgun sequence, the proteins below share one genomic window:
- the LOC116710442 gene encoding uncharacterized protein LOC116710442, producing the protein MGPKQQTKDLKVAEAAPVEDAEQDGATGQPTLQCSVETASVDMNSISAMLERCLQFQNDFVDRWDKEECKQERRWHQMQVEINNLRDDLEKQQKAEAQSGPSSEADGEPASGHQSRGEPVQRAWTQSDIPKFEEGDDIEQYLTTFERLAMAYQWPERDWAVRLVPHLTGRARAAYVAMAAEDSCEYVEVKAAILTQYEINEEVYRQRFREPEVRVNETPREFYNRLKDLYLKWMQPRRRRKEDIGEILILEQFYSSLSPELRVWVKERNPASAQEAAELVENFLAARRGPKTFRYNLQQKSGLMQGKSVGFGLGGGPGQMAGVEKQRGKIFSSKPKSETKPIVCYFCGQEGHIKPECPLRKAKSAYFCTVPRPVFAEDQFQGKKQVMEVKVNGKPAIALLDTGSVQTLVHPAILKNQCYLGGPGLDISCVHGDHKTYPTAAVYLEVANQTYLLSVGVVEGLAYKVILGQDIPVLPELIQACKPVYVVTRSQTQAKQLAGDEDSEPIPEAVETGQQINSEPTDEPNPLQELPFFNFNIPSESVVKVRKSKQQRRLHKMAGTVRQISLGLPDLDGNIVGSQIDFKRLQQSDESLKGLFDQAIPIIDGEIVPQASTGFSPFELLYGRQLRGPLDVLQESWVGKKDQSTNVISYVLNMRQKMEETTNLVRRHLEKIQQQQQIWYDKTARCRSFKPGQKVLLLLPTSDNKLLAKWQGPYTVVKKLSATTYEIEMPERRNTKQTFHINLLKEWKSRAPPLSQQCFVRAVEEEDDDEGELPTVKDSISLDVSHLTLTQQQELETIIPSDLFKEQPGSTDLVEHDIRLKASGPIRQRMYRIPEKMAPVLKEEIEVMLKLGVIEPSTSEWSNPVVLVIKKDGSIRFCIDFRKTGSWEQQRLCLVSSASSPCCLYTPNSTLRLNMSDGVQESMLDG; encoded by the exons ATGGGTCCAAAGCAGCAGACAAAAGACCTCAAAGTGGCAGAAGCAGCTCCAGTGGAGGATGCAGAGCAGGATGGAGCTACAGGCCAGCCGACTTTGCAGTGCAGTGTTGAAACTGCGTCTGTGGACATGAACAGTATTTCTGCCATGTTGGAAAGATGTCTTCAGTTCCAGAATGACTTTGTTGACAGATGGGACAAAGAAGAGTGTAAGCAAGAAAGGAGATGGCACCAGATGCAGGTTGAAATTAACAATTTAAGAGATGAtttggagaagcagcagaaagctGAAGCTCAATCAGGCCCCTCATCAGAAGCAGATGGCGAGCCAGCTTCTGGGCATCAATCTAGAGGTGAGCCAGTACAAAGAGCATGGACTCAATCTGATATTCCAAAGTTTGAGGAGGGAGATGACATTGAACAATACCTAACAACCTTTGAAAGGTTAGCAATGGCATACCAGTGGCCCGAGAGGGACTGGGCAGTAAGGCTGGTACCTCATCTTACCGGCAGGGCCCGAGCAGCATATGTGGCCATGGCTGCAGAGGATTCCTGTGAATATGTTGAAGTAAAAGCAGCAATCTTGACACAGTATGAGATTAATGAAGAAGTTTACCGACAACGATTTAGAGAACCAGAGGTTCGTGTGAATGAAACCCCTCGAGAGTTCTACAACCGTCTGAAAGACCTTTACCTGAAGTGGATGCAACCTCGGAGGAGAAGAAAGGAGGACATTGGGGAGATTCTCATCCTGGAACAGTTCTACAGTTCTTTGTCACCGGAGCTGAGAGTATGGGTCAAAGAGAGGAACCCAGCATCGGCACAAGAAGCAGCAGAACTTGTTGAGAACTTCCTGGCTGCAAGGCGGGGACCAAAAACCTTCCGATACAACCTGCAACAGAAGTCCGGCTTAATGCAGGGTAAGTCTGTGGGGTTTGGTTTGGGTGGTGGTCCAGGTCAGATGGCAGGTGTAGAGAAGCAAAGGGGGAAAATATTCTCATCTAAGCCTAAGTCAGAAACAAAACCTATTGTCTGCTATTTCTGTGGTCAAGAGGGTCATATAAAACCAGAGTGCCCATTGAGAAAAGCTAAATCAGCATATTTTTGCACTGTACCAAGGCCAGTATTTGCAGAAGACCAATTTCAGGGTAAGAAACAAGTCATGGAGGTTAAAGTAAATGGAAAGCCAGCCATTGCTCTTTTAGATACAGGAAGCGTACAGACCTTAGTCCACCCTGCTATTCTGAAAAATCAATGCTATCTAGGGGGCCCAGGCCTTGATATTTCCTGTGTGCATGGTGATCATAAAACTTACCCCACTGCTGCAGTCTATTTAGAGGTGGCAAACCAAACTTATCTATTAAGTGTTGGTGTAGTGGAAGGTCTTGCCTATAAAGTCATTTTGGGTCAGGATATTCCAGTTTTACCAGAACTGATCCAGGCCTGTAAGCCAGTGTATGTTGTAACCAGATCACAAACACAAGCTAAACAGTTAGCTGGCGATGAGGATTCCGAGCCTATACCTGAGGCTGTGGAGACAGGCCAACAAATAAACTCTGAGCCTACTGATGAGCCGAATCCTCTGCAAGAACTGCCcttctttaattttaatattccGTCCGAGAGTGTGGTTAAGGTGAGGAAAAGCAAACAGCAAAGAAGGCTTCATAAAATGGCAGGCACAGTTAGGCAAATATCATTGGGATTGCCAGATCTTGATGGGAACATTGTGGGTTCACAAATTGACTTCAAGAGATTACAACAGTCTGATGAATCACTGAAGGGTCTTTTTGATCAAGCAATTCCTATCATTGATGGAGAAATTG TTCCACAGGCGTCTACTGGCTTTTCGCCATTTGAACTTCTTTATGGCAGGCAGCTGAGGGGTCCTCTGGATGTTCTTCAAGAGTCCTGGGTTGGCAAGAAGGATCAGTCAACGAACGTCATTAGCTACGTTTTAAATATGAGACAGAAGATGGAGGAGACAACCAACCTCGTCAGAAGGCACCTGGAGAAGattcagcagcagcaacagatcTGGTATGATAAAACGGCCAGATGCAGATCCTTCAAACCAGGTCAGAAGGTTCTCTTACTACTTCCAACATCTGACAATAAACTTTTAGCAAAATGGCAGGGACCATACACTGTTGTAAAGAAGCTAAGTGCTACCACCTATGAGATTGAGATGCCTGAGAGAAGGAACACAAAGCAAACCTTTCATATCAATCTGCTTAAGGAGTGGAAATCCCGGGCTCCGCCCCTTAGTCAGCAGTGCTTTGTGCGTGCTgtggaagaggaagatgatgatgagggTGAGTTGCCAACTGTAAAAGACTCTATTTCACTTGACGTCTCTCATCTGACCCTCACCCAGCAACAGGAGTTAGAGACCATTATTCCTTCAGATCTCTTCAAGGAACAACCAGGTTCAACAGACTTGGTGGAACATGATATTCGTCTGAAGGCCAGTGGCCCCATCCGGCAACGAATGTATCGTATCCCGGAGAAGATGGCTCCTGTGTTAAAGGAGGAAATTGAGGTCATGTTGAAGCTCGGCGTGATTGAACCATCCACCAGTGAATGGAGCAACCCAGTGGTTTTGGTAATCAAGAAGGATGGGAGCATCCGTTTTTGCATTGACTTTAGAAAG